The proteins below come from a single Gordonia pseudamarae genomic window:
- a CDS encoding anthranilate synthase component I translates to MSAPAETTFEEFADLARDHRVVPVVRKVLADAETPLSAYQKLAGDRPGTFLLESAENGRSWSRWSFIGAGAPSALTVADGEAHWWGSVPEGAPTGGDPLQVLGAALELLATDPLPGLPPLTGGFVGFMAYDMVRRLENLPSTTTDDLGLPDLVMLLATDIAAVDHHEGTITLIANAVNWDGTDDRVHEAYDDAIARLDRMTGALAAPLASTVAQYDRPAPEYVAQRDVDEFGAVVRSLVGEIEAGEAFQVVPSVRFEMETTADPLDVYRVLRASNPSPYMYLLRMPGGTGASAGTGQGIAQEPFTIVGSSPEALVTVADRVVTTHPIAGTRWRGATEEEDLLLGKGLLEDPKENAEHLMLVDLARNDIGRVCRPGTVKVSDYCHIERYSHVMHLVSTVSGTLAEDRAALDAVTACFPAGTLSGAPKVRAMELIEEHELTRRGLYGGIVGYLDFAGNADTAIAIRTAILSGDRAFVQAGAGVVADSDPAYEYTEAKNKAMAVLNAIAAAGTMRRVGNPS, encoded by the coding sequence ATGAGCGCGCCCGCTGAGACGACGTTCGAGGAGTTCGCCGACCTGGCCCGCGATCATCGGGTGGTCCCGGTGGTCCGCAAGGTGCTCGCCGACGCCGAGACACCGCTGTCGGCGTATCAGAAGCTGGCCGGTGACCGTCCCGGCACGTTCCTGCTCGAGTCCGCGGAGAACGGCCGGTCGTGGTCGCGGTGGTCGTTCATCGGTGCCGGTGCGCCGTCGGCGCTGACCGTCGCCGACGGTGAGGCGCACTGGTGGGGAAGTGTGCCCGAGGGCGCACCCACCGGCGGCGATCCGCTGCAGGTGCTGGGCGCGGCCCTGGAACTGCTGGCGACCGACCCGTTGCCCGGTTTGCCGCCGCTGACCGGCGGGTTCGTCGGTTTCATGGCCTACGACATGGTGCGCCGACTGGAGAATCTGCCCTCGACCACCACCGACGATCTGGGTCTGCCCGACCTGGTGATGTTGCTGGCCACCGACATCGCCGCCGTCGACCACCACGAGGGCACCATCACGCTCATCGCCAACGCCGTCAACTGGGACGGCACCGACGATCGGGTGCACGAGGCGTACGACGACGCGATCGCCCGGCTCGACAGGATGACCGGGGCGCTGGCCGCGCCGCTGGCGTCGACGGTCGCGCAGTACGACCGGCCGGCGCCCGAGTACGTGGCCCAGCGCGATGTCGACGAGTTCGGCGCGGTGGTCCGGTCGCTGGTCGGTGAGATCGAGGCCGGCGAGGCGTTCCAGGTGGTGCCGTCGGTGCGGTTCGAGATGGAGACGACGGCCGACCCGCTGGATGTGTACCGGGTGCTGCGCGCCTCCAATCCGAGTCCGTACATGTATCTGCTGCGCATGCCCGGCGGGACGGGCGCGTCGGCGGGCACCGGTCAGGGCATCGCCCAGGAGCCGTTCACCATCGTCGGCAGCTCACCCGAGGCACTGGTGACGGTTGCCGACCGGGTCGTCACCACCCACCCGATCGCCGGTACCCGTTGGCGCGGTGCCACCGAGGAGGAGGACCTGCTGCTGGGCAAGGGTCTGCTGGAGGACCCGAAGGAGAACGCCGAACATCTGATGCTCGTCGATCTGGCCCGCAACGACATTGGCCGGGTGTGCAGGCCCGGGACGGTGAAGGTGTCCGACTACTGCCACATCGAGCGATACAGCCACGTCATGCATCTGGTGTCGACGGTGTCGGGCACCCTGGCCGAGGACCGGGCCGCGCTGGACGCGGTGACGGCGTGTTTCCCGGCGGGCACTCTCAGCGGTGCGCCGAAGGTGCGGGCGATGGAACTGATCGAGGAACATGAGCTGACCCGGCGTGGCCTCTACGGCGGCATCGTCGGCTATCTCGACTTCGCGGGCAACGCCGATACCGCGATCGCGATCCGTACCGCGATCCTGTCGGGGGACCGGGCGTTCGTGCAGGCCGGTGCGGGTGTGGTCGCCGACAGTGACCCGGCGTACGAGTACACCGAGGCCAAGAACAAGGCGATGGCGGTGCTGAACGCGATCGCGGCGGCGGGCACGATGCGCCGGGTGGGAAACCCCTCGTGA
- a CDS encoding tautomerase family protein gives MPLIQISQTPGMSDRIKRETIAAVTEAYARATGKNPDSVWVTINEIPRTQWGVGGEPLG, from the coding sequence ATGCCCTTGATCCAGATCTCCCAAACACCCGGCATGTCCGATCGCATCAAGCGTGAGACGATCGCGGCGGTGACCGAGGCGTACGCCCGCGCCACCGGCAAGAATCCCGACTCGGTGTGGGTGACGATCAACGAGATCCCGCGCACCCAGTGGGGCGTCGGCGGCGAGCCGCTCGGATGA
- the hisI gene encoding phosphoribosyl-AMP cyclohydrolase, which translates to MALDPELSTRLTRNDDGLFAAIAQERGTGVVLMMAWMDDTALERTLDTRRATYWSRSRQQYWVKGETSGHFQTVHDVRVDCDGDTLLLIVDQDGAACHTGSHSCFDTSSLLPGVTAPQPTFTPESAGADPCP; encoded by the coding sequence ATGGCACTCGATCCGGAGCTGAGCACCAGGCTCACCCGAAACGACGACGGCCTGTTCGCGGCGATCGCGCAGGAACGCGGCACCGGCGTCGTACTGATGATGGCGTGGATGGATGACACGGCCCTCGAACGCACCCTCGACACCCGGCGTGCCACCTACTGGTCGCGGTCTCGTCAGCAGTACTGGGTGAAGGGCGAGACGAGCGGCCACTTCCAGACTGTGCACGACGTGCGTGTGGACTGCGACGGCGACACTCTGCTACTGATCGTCGACCAGGACGGCGCGGCCTGCCATACCGGCAGCCACAGCTGTTTCGACACGTCTTCTCTCCTTCCCGGAGTCACCGCCCCACAACCGACGTTCACCCCAGAGAGCGCAGGAGCAGACCCATGCCCTTGA
- the hisF gene encoding imidazole glycerol phosphate synthase subunit HisF codes for MPVAVRVIPCLDVDDGRVVKGVNFQNLRDAGDPVELAERYDREGADELTFLDVTASSSGRATMVDVVKRTADQVFIPLTVGGGIRTVDDVDTMLRAGADKVSVNTAAIARPEVLDEMSRRFGSQCIVLSVDARTVPDGQPPTPSGWEVTTHGGRKGTGIDAVEWARRGQDLGVGEILLNSMDADGTKAGFDLRMLRAVRAAVTVPVIASGGAGKVEDFAPAVHAGADAVLAASVFHFGELTIGQVKDAMRADGITVR; via the coding sequence ATGCCAGTAGCTGTCCGGGTCATTCCCTGCCTCGACGTCGACGACGGTCGTGTCGTCAAGGGTGTCAACTTCCAGAACCTGCGCGATGCCGGCGACCCCGTCGAACTGGCCGAACGCTACGACCGCGAAGGCGCCGACGAACTGACGTTCCTCGATGTCACGGCGTCGAGTTCGGGCCGCGCCACCATGGTGGACGTGGTCAAACGCACCGCCGACCAGGTGTTCATCCCGCTCACCGTGGGCGGTGGTATCCGCACCGTCGACGACGTCGACACGATGCTGCGCGCCGGCGCCGACAAGGTGAGCGTCAACACCGCCGCCATCGCCCGGCCGGAGGTGCTCGACGAGATGAGCCGGCGGTTCGGGTCGCAGTGCATCGTGCTGTCGGTGGACGCGCGCACCGTGCCCGACGGACAGCCCCCGACCCCGTCGGGCTGGGAGGTCACCACCCACGGCGGCCGCAAGGGCACCGGCATCGACGCCGTCGAATGGGCCCGGCGCGGCCAGGACCTCGGGGTGGGGGAGATCCTGCTCAACTCGATGGACGCCGACGGCACCAAGGCGGGTTTCGACCTGCGGATGCTCAGGGCGGTGCGCGCGGCGGTCACCGTCCCGGTCATCGCCAGCGGCGGTGCGGGCAAGGTGGAGGACTTCGCCCCGGCCGTGCACGCCGGTGCCGATGCCGTGCTCGCCGCATCGGTGTTCCATTTCGGTGAACTCACCATCGGCCAGGTCAAGGACGCGATGCGCGCCGACGGCATCACGGTCCGATAG
- a CDS encoding inositol monophosphatase family protein — protein MTADLDYSRLLHVAGSILDGAVGEFRDGVGAPSAVAKSATDFATQVDLDLERRLTAELAERTQIPVHGEEFGGPDLDTGAVWVLDPVDGTYNYSTGVPLTGILLGLLVDGDPVLGLTWLPLQDRRYAAHVDGPLLVDGEPAPSLTGTALATSVLAYGPFNAAHGGRFAGAVRADVVRALSSRAARLRMTGSTGVDLSFTAAGIFGGAVIFGRHAWDNAPGAALVRAAGGVATDLAGRPWTVNSSSLVVGAPGLHAELMEVITDASGGRWNEDAE, from the coding sequence GTGACGGCCGACCTGGACTATTCGCGGCTTCTGCACGTCGCCGGATCGATCCTCGACGGTGCCGTCGGGGAATTCCGCGACGGGGTGGGCGCGCCCAGCGCGGTGGCCAAGAGTGCCACCGACTTCGCCACCCAGGTCGATCTGGATCTCGAACGCCGCCTGACCGCAGAACTGGCCGAGCGTACCCAGATCCCGGTGCACGGCGAGGAGTTCGGCGGCCCCGACCTCGACACGGGCGCGGTGTGGGTACTCGACCCGGTCGACGGCACGTACAACTACTCCACCGGCGTGCCGCTGACGGGCATCCTGCTGGGGCTGCTCGTCGACGGCGACCCGGTTCTCGGGTTGACGTGGCTGCCGCTGCAGGATCGCCGCTACGCCGCACATGTGGACGGTCCGTTGCTCGTCGACGGCGAGCCGGCGCCGTCCCTGACCGGCACCGCGCTGGCGACATCGGTGCTCGCCTACGGGCCGTTCAACGCCGCGCACGGCGGCCGGTTCGCCGGCGCCGTGCGCGCGGATGTGGTGCGGGCCCTGAGTTCGCGGGCGGCGCGCCTGCGGATGACCGGCAGCACCGGCGTCGATCTGTCGTTCACCGCCGCAGGCATCTTCGGTGGCGCCGTCATCTTTGGTCGGCACGCCTGGGACAACGCGCCCGGAGCGGCACTGGTGCGGGCCGCCGGTGGTGTGGCCACCGACCTGGCCGGGCGGCCGTGGACGGTGAACTCGTCGTCGCTGGTGGTGGGTGCGCCCGGCCTGCACGCCGAACTGATGGAGGTCATCACGGACGCGTCCGGTGGCCGATGGAACGAGGACGCGGAATGA
- the priA gene encoding bifunctional 1-(5-phosphoribosyl)-5-((5-phosphoribosylamino)methylideneamino)imidazole-4-carboxamide isomerase/phosphoribosylanthranilate isomerase PriA, whose amino-acid sequence MGTTLELLPAVDVADGQAVRLVQGAAGTETSYGSPREAALAWQRDGAEWIHLVDLDAAFGKGNNRELLAGVVAELDVKVELSGGIRDDDSLAAAMATGCTRVNLGTAALENPDWCRTAIAEYGDRIAVGLDVVAEGDSWRLRGRGWVTDGGDLWEVLDRLNADGCARYVVTDVSKDGTLKGPNLALLAEVAAKTSAPIVASGGVSAVEDLVAIAGLVPQGVEGAIVGKALYAGRFTLPEALGAVARA is encoded by the coding sequence ATGGGCACAACCCTCGAACTCCTCCCCGCAGTCGACGTCGCCGACGGGCAGGCCGTCCGGTTGGTGCAGGGTGCGGCAGGCACCGAAACGTCGTACGGATCGCCCCGCGAGGCGGCGCTGGCGTGGCAGCGCGACGGAGCCGAGTGGATTCATCTGGTTGATCTCGATGCCGCATTCGGCAAGGGCAACAACCGTGAACTGCTCGCCGGTGTGGTCGCCGAACTCGACGTCAAGGTGGAGCTGTCCGGCGGTATCCGTGACGACGATTCGCTGGCCGCGGCGATGGCCACCGGCTGCACCCGCGTCAACCTGGGCACCGCCGCGCTGGAGAATCCGGACTGGTGTCGCACGGCGATCGCCGAATACGGCGACCGGATCGCGGTGGGCCTCGACGTGGTCGCCGAGGGCGACTCGTGGCGGCTGCGCGGGCGTGGCTGGGTCACCGACGGCGGCGACCTGTGGGAGGTCCTGGACCGTCTCAACGCCGACGGCTGCGCCCGCTACGTGGTCACCGACGTGTCCAAGGACGGCACCCTCAAAGGCCCCAACCTGGCACTGCTCGCCGAGGTCGCGGCCAAGACGTCCGCGCCGATCGTCGCCTCCGGAGGTGTATCGGCTGTGGAGGATCTGGTGGCGATCGCCGGGCTCGTGCCGCAGGGTGTGGAAGGCGCGATCGTCGGCAAGGCCCTGTACGCGGGCCGCTTCACGCTGCCCGAGGCGCTCGGGGCGGTGGCCAGGGCGTGA
- the hisH gene encoding imidazole glycerol phosphate synthase subunit HisH yields the protein MTAAVAILDYGSGNLRSAQRALERTGADVTVTSDMREALDCDGLVVPGVGAYEACMKGLHEVRGERIIGRRLAGGRPVLGICVGMQILFERGVEFGVETKGCAEWPGAVTRLPAAVLPHMGWNTVRAPQDSVLFDGVDADTRFYFVHSYAAQTWEMDNDGTALAAPALTWAEHGGPFLAAVENGPLSATQFHPEKSGDAGAQLLLNWVRSLR from the coding sequence GTGACAGCCGCTGTCGCGATCCTCGACTACGGTTCGGGCAATCTGCGTTCGGCGCAGCGTGCGCTCGAACGTACCGGTGCCGACGTCACCGTCACCTCGGACATGCGGGAGGCGCTCGACTGCGACGGTCTGGTGGTGCCCGGCGTGGGCGCCTACGAGGCGTGCATGAAGGGCCTGCATGAGGTGCGCGGGGAGCGGATCATCGGCCGCCGACTGGCCGGTGGCCGGCCGGTCCTGGGAATCTGTGTCGGCATGCAGATCCTGTTCGAGCGCGGCGTCGAGTTCGGGGTGGAGACGAAGGGCTGCGCCGAATGGCCCGGTGCGGTCACCCGGCTTCCGGCCGCGGTGCTGCCGCATATGGGCTGGAACACGGTGCGCGCCCCGCAGGATTCGGTCCTGTTCGACGGAGTCGACGCCGACACCCGCTTCTACTTCGTACACTCCTATGCCGCGCAGACCTGGGAAATGGACAACGATGGCACCGCGCTGGCCGCGCCCGCACTGACCTGGGCCGAACACGGCGGACCGTTTCTGGCGGCCGTGGAGAACGGTCCGCTGTCGGCAACCCAGTTCCACCCGGAGAAGTCCGGCGACGCGGGCGCGCAACTGCTGCTCAACTGGGTGCGGAGCCTGCGATGA
- the hisB gene encoding imidazoleglycerol-phosphate dehydratase HisB, protein MSATQPTPGPQPASTTQAREPRIARVERTTRESSITVELNLDGTGVTDISTGIAFFDHMLTAFGQHGSFDLTVKAEGDIEVEGHHTIEDTSIVLGQALGQALGDKKGIRRFGDCWIPMDESLAHAAVDVSGRPYCVHTGEPDHMLGAVIGGYPGVPYSTVINRHVFEALAMNARIALHVRVLYGRDQHHITEAEFKAVARALRAATEYDARVTGIPSTKGAL, encoded by the coding sequence GTGTCCGCGACACAGCCCACGCCCGGCCCACAGCCCGCATCCACCACCCAGGCGCGTGAGCCGCGCATCGCACGGGTCGAGCGCACCACACGCGAGTCGTCGATCACCGTCGAACTGAACCTCGACGGCACCGGTGTCACCGACATCTCCACCGGGATCGCCTTCTTCGACCACATGCTCACCGCGTTCGGCCAGCACGGCAGCTTCGACCTCACGGTCAAGGCCGAGGGCGATATCGAGGTCGAGGGCCACCACACCATCGAGGACACCTCGATCGTGCTCGGGCAGGCACTCGGGCAGGCGCTCGGCGACAAGAAGGGAATCCGGCGGTTCGGTGACTGCTGGATCCCGATGGACGAGAGCCTGGCCCACGCCGCGGTCGACGTCTCCGGCCGTCCGTACTGCGTGCACACCGGCGAACCCGACCACATGCTCGGCGCCGTCATCGGTGGCTACCCGGGCGTCCCATATTCGACGGTCATCAACCGGCACGTCTTCGAGGCGCTCGCCATGAACGCGCGGATCGCGCTGCACGTGCGGGTGTTGTACGGCCGTGACCAGCATCACATCACCGAGGCCGAGTTCAAGGCGGTGGCGCGCGCACTGCGGGCGGCCACCGAATACGACGCACGAGTGACGGGCATCCCGTCGACGAAGGGAGCTCTGTGA
- a CDS encoding histidinol-phosphate transaminase — translation MSTPTIPGSRITVEDLPIRDNLRGKSAYGAPQLKVPVVLNTNENPHPPSRALIDDVAESVRAAAAELHRYPDRDAVALRTDLADYLSKATGTALGTDNLWAANGSNEILQQLLQAFAGPGRTAMGFVPSYSMHPIISAGTDTTWVPATRADDFGLDIEDALAEIETHKPDVVFVTSPNNPTGGSTGIDDLRRIIEAAPGIVIVDEAYAEFSGQSSAVTLIDEFPAKVVVSRTMSKAFAFAGGRLGYLAASPAIIEAILLVRLPYHLSVVTQAAARAALRHADDTLAGVAAIIAERTRVAAALTGLGYDVVDSDANFVLFGRFADAPASWQRYLDRGVLIRDVGIPGRLRATIGLAEENDAFLDVSRELAATDLENV, via the coding sequence GTGAGCACACCGACGATCCCGGGATCGCGGATCACTGTCGAGGATCTGCCGATCCGCGACAATCTGCGCGGCAAGAGCGCCTACGGCGCCCCGCAGCTGAAGGTTCCGGTGGTGCTCAACACCAACGAGAATCCGCACCCGCCCTCGCGCGCACTGATCGACGACGTCGCCGAATCGGTGCGCGCGGCCGCCGCCGAACTGCACCGCTACCCGGACCGCGACGCGGTCGCCCTGCGCACCGATCTCGCCGACTACCTGTCGAAGGCCACCGGCACCGCGCTCGGCACCGACAACCTGTGGGCGGCCAACGGCTCCAACGAGATCCTGCAGCAACTGCTGCAGGCGTTCGCCGGGCCGGGCCGCACCGCGATGGGATTCGTGCCGTCGTACTCGATGCACCCGATCATCTCCGCCGGCACCGACACCACCTGGGTGCCGGCCACACGCGCCGACGACTTCGGCCTCGACATCGAGGACGCGCTCGCCGAGATCGAGACGCACAAGCCCGACGTCGTGTTCGTCACCTCACCGAACAACCCGACGGGCGGGTCGACGGGCATCGACGACCTGCGCCGCATCATCGAGGCCGCCCCCGGCATCGTGATCGTCGACGAGGCGTACGCCGAGTTCTCCGGGCAGTCCAGCGCGGTCACGCTCATCGACGAGTTTCCGGCCAAGGTGGTGGTGAGCCGCACCATGAGCAAGGCGTTCGCCTTCGCCGGTGGTCGGCTCGGCTACCTCGCCGCATCGCCGGCGATCATCGAGGCGATTCTGCTGGTGCGGCTGCCGTACCACCTGTCGGTGGTCACCCAGGCCGCCGCCCGCGCGGCGCTGCGCCACGCCGACGACACCCTGGCCGGGGTGGCCGCGATCATCGCCGAACGCACACGTGTCGCGGCGGCACTGACCGGTCTCGGCTACGACGTCGTCGACTCCGACGCCAACTTCGTCCTGTTCGGGCGGTTTGCGGACGCACCGGCAAGCTGGCAGCGTTACCTCGATCGTGGCGTCCTGATCCGCGACGTCGGCATCCCCGGCCGGCTGCGTGCGACGATCGGGTTGGCCGAGGAGAACGACGCCTTCCTCGACGTGAGTCGGGAGCTGGCGGCAACAGATCTGGAGAATGTTTAG
- the hisD gene encoding histidinol dehydrogenase, protein MLARTDLRGSTPTLAELRRALPRGGTDVNAVLDVVTPVVHQVAERGARAALDYGARFDGIAPGSVRVPADVIAKAAADLDDSVGEALRESILRARKVHADQRRATTRTDVVDGGTVSEKWIPVRRVGLYVPGGNAVYPSSVIMNVVPAQEAGVGSLVVASPPQKDFGGWPHPTILAACALLGVDEVWAVGGAQGVALLTYGGVDTTGEVLDPVDLITGPGNIYVTAAKRLCRGVVGIDSEAGPTEIAILADSSADAGIVASDMISQAEHDVLAASVLVTDSVELADAVDAALEVQVAATKHRERVTTALSGKQSGIVLVDDLDAGIAVVDAYAAEHLEIQTRDAAAVADRITNAGAIFVGPYAPVSLGDYCAGSNHVLPTSGSARFASGLSVQTFLKGVHVIDYDEAALREVAAKVVTLADAEDLPGHGDAVKQRFAPTGVITEVRA, encoded by the coding sequence ATGCTCGCCCGAACCGACCTGCGCGGTAGCACCCCGACGCTCGCCGAATTGCGTCGCGCCCTGCCGCGCGGTGGCACCGATGTCAACGCCGTCCTCGACGTGGTGACGCCGGTGGTCCATCAGGTCGCCGAACGCGGCGCGCGAGCAGCGCTCGACTACGGGGCCAGGTTCGACGGCATCGCGCCGGGCTCGGTGCGGGTGCCGGCCGATGTCATCGCGAAGGCCGCCGCCGACCTCGACGACTCGGTGGGCGAGGCGCTGCGCGAATCGATCCTGCGCGCCCGCAAGGTGCACGCCGACCAGCGCCGGGCCACCACCCGCACCGACGTCGTCGACGGCGGCACCGTCAGCGAGAAGTGGATTCCGGTGCGCCGGGTCGGGCTGTACGTGCCCGGCGGTAACGCCGTCTACCCGTCGAGCGTCATCATGAACGTCGTCCCCGCCCAGGAGGCCGGTGTCGGGTCGCTCGTGGTGGCCTCGCCGCCGCAGAAGGACTTCGGCGGCTGGCCGCACCCCACCATCCTCGCCGCGTGTGCGCTGCTGGGCGTCGACGAGGTGTGGGCGGTCGGCGGCGCACAGGGCGTGGCGCTGCTCACCTACGGCGGTGTCGACACCACCGGTGAGGTGCTCGACCCGGTCGACCTCATCACCGGTCCCGGCAACATCTACGTCACCGCTGCCAAACGCCTGTGCCGGGGTGTGGTCGGCATCGATTCGGAGGCCGGACCCACCGAGATCGCGATCCTGGCCGACAGCTCCGCCGACGCCGGGATCGTCGCCTCCGACATGATCTCGCAGGCCGAACACGACGTCCTCGCCGCATCGGTGCTGGTCACCGACAGCGTCGAACTGGCCGACGCCGTCGATGCCGCACTGGAGGTCCAGGTCGCGGCCACCAAACACCGTGAACGGGTCACCACGGCGCTGAGCGGCAAGCAGTCCGGCATCGTCCTGGTCGACGACCTCGACGCCGGGATCGCCGTCGTCGACGCGTACGCCGCCGAACACCTGGAGATCCAGACCCGCGACGCCGCGGCCGTCGCCGATCGCATCACCAACGCGGGCGCCATCTTCGTCGGCCCGTACGCGCCGGTCAGCCTCGGCGACTACTGCGCCGGCTCCAACCACGTGCTCCCGACGTCCGGCTCGGCGCGGTTCGCCTCGGGCCTGTCGGTGCAGACCTTCCTCAAGGGTGTGCACGTCATCGACTACGACGAGGCCGCGCTGCGTGAGGTGGCCGCCAAGGTCGTCACCCTCGCCGATGCCGAGGATTTGCCCGGCCACGGCGATGCCGTCAAGCAACGCTTCGCCCCGACGGGTGTCATAACAGAGGTGCGCGCGTGA
- a CDS encoding DUF5652 family protein, with product MAKKKWKDLTSRQKGVVVATTTIDTGLRTWAGRDLASRTQEEVNGPKWAWGLGLAMVNSVGILPAVYLIWGRKRVSQ from the coding sequence ATGGCGAAGAAGAAGTGGAAGGACCTGACCAGTCGGCAGAAGGGGGTGGTCGTGGCGACCACGACGATCGACACCGGGTTGCGCACCTGGGCCGGGCGTGACCTCGCGAGCCGCACACAGGAGGAGGTCAACGGCCCGAAGTGGGCGTGGGGGCTTGGGCTGGCGATGGTGAATTCCGTCGGAATCCTGCCCGCCGTCTATCTGATCTGGGGGCGTAAGCGAGTGTCGCAGTAG
- a CDS encoding SRPBCC family protein, with the protein MLYRDAPTVEVSTLIEGATADQVWELVTDIGLPTRAAGELASAEWIGDPGVAVGARFRGTNTTDGLGTWIGECEIVEVDPGRRWAWVVGPAGGGRPWATWAFEVEPSGKGTIIRQWARLGPGPSRLSEFIAAAPAKESRIIANRMATWREGMRANLDLIRTTLT; encoded by the coding sequence ATGCTGTACCGGGACGCACCGACCGTCGAGGTATCCACACTCATCGAAGGCGCCACCGCCGACCAGGTGTGGGAATTGGTGACCGACATCGGCCTGCCCACCCGCGCCGCCGGCGAACTGGCGTCCGCGGAATGGATCGGCGATCCCGGAGTGGCGGTGGGTGCCAGGTTCCGCGGCACCAACACCACCGACGGTCTGGGCACCTGGATCGGCGAATGCGAGATCGTCGAGGTCGACCCCGGCCGGCGCTGGGCGTGGGTGGTGGGCCCCGCCGGTGGCGGCAGGCCGTGGGCGACATGGGCATTCGAGGTCGAGCCGTCGGGCAAGGGCACGATTATCCGCCAATGGGCCCGCCTGGGCCCCGGCCCGTCCCGCCTGTCGGAGTTTATCGCGGCCGCCCCGGCCAAGGAGTCCCGCATCATCGCCAACCGCATGGCCACGTGGCGCGAGGGCATGCGGGCCAACCTCGACCTGATCCGCACCACCCTGACCTGA
- a CDS encoding PIN domain-containing protein: MTHEFVDTNVLLYAYDQGGDRRHGVASALIAELGRARAGVLSVQVLQEFYVNVTRKVEVPLSAADAQETLRALTRWPVHSPLAHDVIAAAEIADSTRISFWDAMVIRSASQMGCRVLWSEDLNSGQSIAGVEVRNPFGTR; encoded by the coding sequence ATGACCCACGAGTTCGTCGACACGAATGTTCTGCTCTACGCCTACGATCAGGGTGGCGATCGACGGCACGGTGTGGCGTCGGCTCTGATTGCGGAGTTGGGTCGTGCACGTGCAGGCGTGCTCAGTGTCCAGGTCTTGCAGGAGTTCTATGTCAACGTCACACGCAAGGTCGAGGTCCCGCTGAGTGCTGCCGACGCGCAGGAGACTCTGCGGGCGCTGACCCGTTGGCCGGTGCATTCGCCGCTGGCCCACGATGTCATCGCTGCGGCCGAGATCGCCGACTCCACGCGGATCTCGTTCTGGGACGCGATGGTGATCCGAAGCGCGAGCCAGATGGGCTGCCGGGTTCTCTGGAGCGAAGACCTCAACAGCGGTCAGTCGATCGCCGGTGTCGAAGTCCGCAACCCGTTCGGAACGCGGTAG
- a CDS encoding DUF6364 family protein, whose product MANRNITLSLPEELVRKAKVLAAERDTSVSALVAELVEHMAGGVDDYDSMWEKEIERMSGGTAMKVGDITWTRDELHRR is encoded by the coding sequence ATGGCTAATCGGAATATCACGCTCTCACTGCCCGAGGAGCTGGTGCGCAAGGCGAAGGTGCTCGCGGCGGAGCGTGATACGTCGGTGTCGGCATTAGTTGCCGAGTTGGTCGAACACATGGCCGGTGGCGTCGATGACTATGACTCCATGTGGGAGAAGGAAATCGAGCGCATGTCCGGTGGGACGGCCATGAAGGTCGGGGATATCACCTGGACGCGTGACGAGTTGCACAGGCGATGA
- a CDS encoding DUF2461 domain-containing protein has product MTFEGFPEAALDFYDDLEIDNSKVFWDAHKDTYRDAVAAPMTELTGALAAEFGEVKVFRPYRDVRFSTDKTPYKTHQGAFVAVAPATGYYVEISAPGVRVAAGFYHAEAEVLAAVRQAIDSDLFGPELETILATLTKAGWEVGGDQLKTAPRGWPKDHPRIGLLRHKSITVAKDYGFDPVIHTAGLIDRVRKDWRQTRPLVDWILAHAA; this is encoded by the coding sequence ATGACCTTCGAGGGTTTTCCGGAAGCCGCACTCGACTTCTACGACGATCTGGAGATCGACAACTCGAAGGTCTTCTGGGACGCGCACAAGGACACCTACCGCGACGCGGTCGCCGCGCCGATGACCGAACTGACCGGTGCACTGGCCGCCGAGTTCGGTGAGGTCAAGGTGTTCCGCCCGTACCGGGACGTCCGCTTCTCCACGGACAAGACGCCCTACAAGACCCACCAGGGGGCGTTCGTGGCGGTGGCCCCGGCCACCGGCTACTACGTGGAGATCTCGGCACCGGGTGTCCGGGTCGCCGCAGGCTTCTACCACGCCGAGGCCGAGGTCCTGGCCGCCGTCCGGCAGGCCATCGACAGCGACCTGTTCGGCCCCGAATTGGAGACGATTCTGGCGACACTGACGAAAGCAGGCTGGGAGGTCGGCGGCGACCAACTGAAAACCGCACCGCGCGGCTGGCCGAAGGATCACCCCCGCATCGGCCTGCTCCGGCACAAATCCATCACCGTGGCAAAGGATTACGGTTTTGATCCGGTCATCCACACGGCCGGTCTCATCGATCGGGTCCGCAAGGATTGGCGTCAGACTCGGCCGCTGGTCGACTGGATTCTCGCCCACGCCGCCTGA